One Aegilops tauschii subsp. strangulata cultivar AL8/78 chromosome 2, Aet v6.0, whole genome shotgun sequence genomic window, gcaatataagcaaacgtagaagtaactcccaagggtttgataataaaacaggtaataggtactacctcaactacttcccaatacccataatttaattagatcctaaccatgcaatgtttgaggatttgtctaatgcaataaaattgggtagtaaaagaggtatgatcaaagtgttacttgcctgcaatgttgatgaagatgattcgcactcaatactctggatagatctactcatcacactccggtcaatctatcgtaagcaagcaatggtaaccatacataagcaatcactcaaaagatcagaaagatcgaagaagacttttcggaaaacatcaaaaccaagtaaataactcttgcaacataaaacaatttctaacagtaccaaaattatgtgaatttggccttatcagaaagtttaggtcaagagcttcggtttgcaaaaagaatcaactcaaacggagttacggaacttaagttatgaacaaaagaagtttgaatatgaatttgaacaaatttcgaaatttgaaaattgcAAAAAGTTGAATTGACAGGTGCGCTGGTtccatctaatttggatgaacgagtaaaaagttatgctATTTGAgaaatcagggccaagctgttttgcagaagaaaaaatagctacggctaaaaaaaattaggtctaacgtataaatacagagaacgaattaatatacctaaaagacgacttcggagtgaggagacaacttccaaaagtcccgcTGGAGAGGAGAATTTTTTTTTTAaggaatctagtcaaaccaaaattttgatttaacccgaatcggatgatttttggaggctctatgggtctatatttattggTGGAAAAAAGGCTTAAAGgtcaaaggctaggcaatgtgggactaaatgtagacgaaaaacaaaaaagagagaagagaaaAGCGCATGGGCCTAAAGCTTCGGCCGGCCGCGCGCTTGCGTGCGGCAGTTTTTTCTTTCAAACACTAAAAGAAGGAAAAAaattaagaaaaagaaaaaatattttttttctgcAAACATAACCAAAAAAACAACATGGGCCGGCATGGGTACACTGTGCACGTAGGCGACGGATAAAATTTGGGCGGCACGTACAGTTTTTTTAttagaaacagaaaggaaaactgtataacgaaaacaaaagtaaaattgtacataggcatattatatatcaaaattttcagaaaaagatttcctacagcatgggcatttttctagcattaaataaaatccacaaaaattcaaataaatcatagagtgctactgctctactaaaatccaataaaaatcattttcaaaataccaaaattaattcaaatttatttctctccaattttctgttgtagggaaatcatgttaccctatattccatatatttttattttggagaaaaataatttgaataaaacccaaatactccaaattgaaaataatttccaaaaggactttaaattagatccttttaaacttccaactcatatttcatatgttttgaagaagtcattttatcttctctcatgaaaatcattgagttgcttgaagtttctgaattggaaatattttcaaatgatattcaaatattttcaacaccccttttcatttaaatggaagaagtcatgtcatcttctctcaagggttttgtgatgaaaagaatttgaattcatggagatcataaaagaaaaatggaagtttgggaaagtccttttattccctctcatttaactttcaaaagatttcgaattcactcactttcagtcaatcaatcacacaacaatccaacaaacaatcaaatctatctatttattataacattccaaaatttagaattttgggatgttacaggtgACAATCTCCGTGCCATCGACAGACTGAGATTGAGTCTCCGACAGGTGTGGGGTGGAGTCCATCTCATCGAACTCTACATAAGAGTTCATGAGACGTCATCGTTACTAGGTCAGCTATGTAAGACAATTGTTAGCAGTCCATGTGAGACCATCATCAACAGGTTGGTTAGCTAAGACGGGTTCTAACTCTGAGTTAGTAACTGCTTTGCAAAAACGGACGTAAGTCCTTTGGATCTCTGCTATAGATTGCGGATCTATACAAATAATTTGACCTGTCTCTAGTTGGTTAGCTAAGATGAGTGCTTAAGTTTTGCATGGCTGGAGATATAACTCAAGTTAGCAAAACCACGGCGCAAGCATGCAGTTGGCCTGATTAAAGTGAGGTTAGCTGAGTCCTAATTTTAAATCCATAACCCCTCTGCTGTTAAGACGACGCAACTGTTTGAGCATGGACCAGCTGAAGATAATTGGATCCGGAACCGATATTCAAATCGCGCCCCACCTGTTGTGTTGCGCACATGCGGTGTGTACGCAGCCCGCGGAATTGCTAGCACCGGTAAAATTTTTTGTTCAAACGTTGAATCGGTGGCATAATCATGGTGAGGATGCAATGGAGCATGCCTGTCTGGGCCGCCATACCGTGCCTCTCCTGGTGATAGAGTCAACGGAATCATTTTGAACGGATCCCTCCACTCTTCTCCCCTTCCCTCCCGTCCCCAGTTATGTTTCGACGGGTGTCTCCTCGTATTCGGGTGTAAACGCCACGTGGCGccgctccggaaacccaagggtccGACGGGCGTCCCCTCCGGCGACGCCGCTCTGGCTCGTCGCCCGAGGCCAGGCTCCGGCTATTTAAGGCGAACGGACGgcgtctcgaaaccctagacaCACCCTTTTCCTTGGTCTTTTCAGATCCACGCCTCATATAGCGGCGCTCGCAGGCAGCGCGATCCCAGCAacggagacggagatggagatccACTCCGGTGCGCCATGCACCAAGAGGGCGAAGCTCGCGCCACCGGCGACGCCGTCCTCTGGTGGTTTGGCGGTAGCAGCTGGAAGCGGCGAGGGTGCGCCTACCGGATCCGAGGATCAGGAAGAGCAGTCTGGTTCGGACTGCATCAGCGACCTCCCGGACGCCATCCTCGGTGAGGTCATCTCCTGTCTCTCCACTAGGGAGGGCATCCGCACTCGGATGCTTGCACGTCGTTGGCGTCCTGTTTGGCCGACCGCTCCTCTGAATCTTGACTGCCGTGAGATCCCTGTCGCTCGTCTTTTTAACGCCCTAGAAACAGTTCATGTCGAGATCATCAGTAGGGTCTCTGCCTACAGCGAGGAGCTTGCTCACATACGATACATCGGAACTTGGCATCAGGGAAAAACAGTTCCTGGTGATGGTTCTTGCCTTCCAGAGTCCATCCTCTCCAGCCATGTGGGCGCAGTTCTCCGCCTTTGTATACCGGCGTGCTACCTCCAATGCAGACCCTCTACTGTCCACGCCTGGCTTGAGTCCCCCAGATTGAACAATCTCCAGGTGCTTGAGTTTTACTACCTGTTTCCACGATTTGTGAAAGAAACTGTCAAACTATCGCACACATGCTCTTCATCTACGCCCTCACTACCGAAGTCCGTCTTTCGGCTTTCCTGTTCTCTGCGCACTGTGAGCTTCGCGTGTTGCCAGATACCAGACCATTATGTAGAGGTGCTTGAACTACCACTGGTCAAGAGACTTTCGCTTGTTGAGGTTTATATATCATACTTCTCTTTGCAAAGCATGATCAACTCTAGTTGCCCTGCACTCGAGTGCCTGCTGCTTGTTTGCAATAGAGAAAGGCATCAGATCACAATAAACTCCCCTAACCTTGTAAGCATCGGCATCCGTGGTGAGAAAGGAAAATTCATCATCAAGGATGCCCcctcacttcaaaggttgatccacGATCTCCAGATCAATAACATGGAGGTATTCATCATCTCTGCACCCAAACTGGAGACATTGGGCAAATTTAGGATCTCGCTTGACTCCACAGGTCTTATGGTACTGACATTTCATAATAATTCTAGCTGCATTTCCTTGAGAAAGTAGTTTCATGTCATCCAACCTTTTGTTCTAATAATTTTATGTTTTATTTTCCATGTTATGTGAAGGGTTTGGCGACGGCCAGCCTATCTACAATGTGGCAATCTGTCAAAACCTTGTTTTTGGCCATCACTTATAAAGTGGACCTGGTCATTCACTTGCTTAAGTGCCTTCCAAATCTGGAGAACTTGTTTGTTCAGGTGATGATTCTCATGCCCAATGAAAAGGTCATACCGTGCATAGTGCAGCACTCCTTGCATCTCAAAAAGCTCATCTTACATTTTGTTTGCAATGGATACACCCTATGTCTAGgcatgtttattattattattatacatacatccgtatctagGGAAATGTTCGACGAACTGATTGGGACGGGGGTCATGGAATTTATCGTTCATTTTGTCCTTCCATAGATCTTGAGTATCTTTCAACCTTCATGTGTTTTCAGGGAGGAAACGTTCCTGATGGTGCAAGAAATATTTGGATCGCAAGCACCGTGCGTTTCTCAAAGAACACATCATTCATTTAAAGACAGTAATGCTGGAAGATTATGAAAAAAGCGGGAAGAACACTGAGTTTGTGAGGTTCTTTATTCTGAATGCAACGGAGCTAGAGACCATGAGGATTAAGTTTCGCTTTCCCTCAGACTTCAGGCAATAATTTTACGAACAGCAacagaagttgttcctgtgggaGAATAAAGTTTCCAAACGCGCCCATCTCAAGTTATCAGCATGCTGCAATCATCTGTGCTTGGATTTGAAACACAGGCGTGTTGAATGCCTGGATTTGTCAGATCCGTTCACTTGTGCCTGCTGGACACAGGGCTGTAGTTAGTTCCTCAAACTAGTATAGTTAGATGTTGTTGCGCCAATCTGATTCTGTGTTATGTCTAAACATGGCTGAAGCCTTTTGCACCGTTTTGTAAGCTTGTTATAACAATGCTTTTGTGCTATGCACCCGCTGTTCTGAAAATTTGATAGTTTTATGTCACTATCGTGATGATACAAAAACATTCGTGTGCGGTCGTCGACCAGGGAACAAAAACATTCGGAAGAGAAGAGGCACTGCCTTGCCTGTTCTTCAAGGAACGTGCATCTAGTGCATGTAAACCAGTGCGTCTACAGTGACCAGACGGCACTGCCTCCTTTCGTGGCAGACTGTACGTGCACATGGCCGTGGCTCTGCTTAATCTCAAACCGTGCTCCCAGCGACCTCAGACTCTACGTGCGTTTCGTGTAAACGCGTGTCCGTGAACGAGTTTATGTCTGAGTACAAACAATCGAGTCGGCACTGGCGTGCGTCGGCTTCAGGAGTAAGCGCGACTCTGTAGATTGTAGATTTTATGTGTGTTAGTGCTAGTGCGGGGCTCCTGTCTGACATAGGACCGTGCCTTTGACAAGTCAGTGCCACGTCACCAGAGGCATGGTTCCCCATGCCTGCCAAAGCGACATATGTGCCTTGCTAGATTACAGTAACCCATGTCTCCTGGAACGATCCAAGACGAAGGATTGCCGGATGCGCCTCGCTAGCAGCACGTTTCTTTGAAATATAAAAATATTTAGGAGATCAATATTTGATGTGTGTAGACCGTCACACACCCTCTGAAAGATTGCGAAAAATGGGATACATGCCTTTAGTGAAGTAACCATGTCCAAGCATAAACTTATACTAGACGAGTATCCCTTGCAACGTTTCAAAAGAAGGCAACTGTTAATGATCATTCTTCGAGGATTGCCTTGATCATCAGGAGGTCATCAGTGTCCGCAAACCCTTGCCCCAAAAGATCACGGATGACGCTTTGCATCTTCCTCCTATTCTCCTTCAGCTTATGCACCCCCTCCTTCAGAAAATCCCTGTCCAGCTTAATCTCACCCTTGTCATCCTTAAGATTATGAATGGCACTTGTGAGAGACCTCTGAATGAGCTTGACATCTTTATCAACGATACCCATCTGCTTCTTCTGCCTGTCAATCTTCATGGTAGTTACATTAGTTCTTTCCACAGCTGCAACAAGATTCTCGAGCTTAAGGTTCACTTGTTCAATATCCATTTTAAGCCTGCTTATCTCTTCATCCTTTGCTTGCCTATTATCATTGCTCTCATCTAACATCCCCCAGAGCTTGAGTAGGCACCTCTGCATAATGATAGGCCATGGGCGGTCAACCCATTCGACGACTCCACAGTTCACGCCTCTCTGCGAACAAAAAAGgaacaaaataaacagagactattAATACACTGCTGCAGAAGCTCTGGAATATAATAAAGTTCACATATACTTGGTTTATAACCTCATTCAACTAACTATGAACCGTGTTTGTGcaatgtggcacttcaatggttaGGTACCCACAACACTAATTATGGTGCTTCGCCCACCCTGTCCGCGGAGTTATTTCATAATTGTACTTAGTTTCTTTTAAGCCAGCTTGAATTAATCTAGAGCTACCTGTGCAGACTTATTTAGAGAGTTTTTTTTTGAAGAATATACTAACTATTAAACAGAAGTCCCATTTGTAAACAAACATGAGAGTGTCTAGATCACTTCTTTTGTGTTCAATGATGTAAAATAAGTAGTGACCTTTTCTTTAGACTGTACACAGTAGGGCAAAACCCCACTGCAATTTTTATATTATAAAAAGGGACAAAAAACAAAGAGTTCCACTGTACAAAAGGCTTGAGATAAGCCAAAAGAACCAAAATAAGAAAAAGGAAAACAGGGAAAAAACTAGCTATTATGATTACAACACAAGATTATCAAGCCAAGAACAGTAGGCAGCAACATAGCTCTTCTTAATTCTAAATCTGAGTAGGTTTAGCTCCTCCAAGAAGATAGCTTTCCATCTGTGAATGCTAGGATTAATTGTTTGGAAAATCAAGTTGTTCCTTGAGATCAAGATAGCCCAAGAAGCAAGGATAATTATTTCCATGAAAAATGGCACATGAAGTTTCTGCTTGAGATCAAGAAAAGCTTCCATAACTTAAACATTTGCCTGTCTTGAAGGGCATATCATGTCCCAACACTGAGCTGCAAAAGGACAGGTCCAGAAAAGATGCTGGAGAGTTTCCTCCTGTGGGCAATTATAGACAGCACAGTTATAGTTTTCCAGGTGGAAAGTTTTCCTTCTCAGAAGATTCCTAGTATTGAGCCTGTCATGAAGTAACCTCCAAAAAAACACCTTGTGTTTTGGCTGACAGGAGCTGTTCCAGATCCAGTTGAATTGTTGTGGCACAATTTTAACTCGCATCAGAACTTTATATGCTTTAGCAACTAAAAATTGCTTATTTCCCCAAATGTAACTCCAGGTGTCAGTGCAATCTAGAGTGTCAGAGGCCCTTAAAGCAATGCAAATGTCTTCCATAGCTTCAAATTCCTGGAAAGCTTGCACAGACAGAGGTAAATGGAATAGATCCTCCAAGTATTCAGTGTGAATAATGATGTGGACAGTAGTAGTCTTGTTCTTCACAAAGGATAATAAGTGAGGGAACATGTCTTGCAAACAAGCTGAGTGCCAAAGATCAGTCCAAAATAATGCACTTTTGCCATCACCTATGTTGCATCTGGCCAAGGACTTATAGCTATCAATAAGCTTAAGGTTTGCCTTCCACCAAAAGGATCCAATCCAGCTACTACCAGGCAATGAATCATTGTTGTAATAAGATTCCCAAATCAAGTTGACCCAAGGAATACTGTGTCTGTAATAGAACTTGTGTAGGTTCTTAAGAAGCAGGGCTTTATTCTGAATAAAGATATCCATCACCCCCAAACCACCCTGATTTTTTGGTCTGCAAACAGTGCTCCATGCCACCATGGCAGGCCTATGGTCTTCCTGGTCAGGGCCTCTCCAAAGGCAATGCCTCAAATATTTGATGGCTTGGGTTTTAATAGTGACAGGCACATCA contains:
- the LOC109782901 gene encoding F-box/FBD/LRR-repeat protein At1g16930-like, coding for MEIHSGAPCTKRAKLAPPATPSSGGLAVAAGSGEGAPTGSEDQEEQSGSDCISDLPDAILGEVISCLSTREGIRTRMLARRWRPVWPTAPLNLDCREIPVARLFNALETVHVEIISRVSAYSEELAHIRYIGTWHQGKTVPGDGSCLPESILSSHVGAVLRLCIPACYLQCRPSTVHAWLESPRLNNLQIPDHYVEVLELPLVKRLSLVEVYISYFSLQSMINSSCPALECLLLVCNRERHQITINSPNLVSIGIRGEKGKFIIKDAPSLQRLIHDLQINNMEVFIISAPKLETLGKFRISLDSTGLMGLATASLSTMWQSVKTLFLAITYKVDLVIHLLKCLPNLENLFVQGGNVPDGARNIWIASTVRFSKNTSFI